A portion of the Burkholderia sp. GAS332 genome contains these proteins:
- a CDS encoding Acyl-CoA dehydrogenase: MKLDYTPAQRAFRAEIRSWLAAHVPREPLPSFDTEVGFAAHREWERTLHSGRWSMVTWPRELGGRGCDLIEWLIFEEEYWRADAPMRVNQNGIFLLGPTLMDFGTDEQKARFLPAMAAGEHVWAQGWSEPNAGSDMAAIRASAIRTDGGTGGEYILNGQKIWSTRAVWADWLFGLFRSDPQSTRHHGLTFLMVPLSTPGITVRPIRQLNGHTGFAEIFFDDVRVPVENRLAGEGMGWQVAMATAGFERGLMLRSPARFQRTAEALRALYLAHRAQADRDPTLRDRVISAWMDAQAYALSTYATASRLQKGGHIGAESSTNKVFWSELDLRMHQTALDILGARAEVVPHTPEQHAALGNWLEGFLFAQAGPIYAGTNEIQRNIVAERMLGMPRS, translated from the coding sequence ATGAAGCTCGATTACACGCCGGCGCAACGCGCGTTTCGCGCCGAGATTCGCAGCTGGCTCGCGGCCCACGTGCCGCGCGAGCCGCTGCCGAGCTTCGATACCGAAGTGGGTTTCGCCGCGCATAGGGAATGGGAACGCACGCTGCATTCGGGCCGCTGGAGCATGGTGACGTGGCCACGCGAACTGGGTGGACGCGGCTGCGACCTGATCGAGTGGCTGATCTTCGAAGAAGAGTACTGGCGCGCCGACGCACCGATGCGCGTGAATCAGAACGGCATCTTCCTGCTCGGCCCGACCTTGATGGACTTCGGCACGGACGAGCAAAAGGCCCGTTTTCTGCCGGCCATGGCGGCGGGCGAACACGTATGGGCGCAAGGCTGGTCCGAGCCCAATGCAGGCTCCGACATGGCCGCGATCCGCGCGAGTGCTATTCGTACGGACGGCGGCACGGGCGGCGAATACATCCTCAATGGCCAGAAGATCTGGTCGACTCGCGCGGTGTGGGCCGATTGGCTGTTCGGTCTGTTTCGCAGCGATCCGCAATCCACCCGCCATCACGGCCTGACCTTCCTGATGGTGCCGCTCTCGACGCCTGGCATCACGGTGCGGCCGATCCGTCAATTGAACGGCCACACCGGCTTCGCTGAGATTTTCTTCGACGACGTGCGTGTACCGGTGGAGAACCGTCTCGCCGGTGAAGGCATGGGCTGGCAGGTCGCCATGGCAACAGCCGGGTTCGAACGCGGCCTGATGCTGCGCTCGCCCGCACGTTTTCAACGCACCGCCGAAGCGTTGCGCGCGCTCTATCTGGCGCACCGTGCCCAGGCTGACCGCGATCCGACCTTGCGCGATCGGGTGATCAGCGCGTGGATGGATGCGCAGGCTTACGCGCTTTCCACTTACGCCACCGCGAGCCGTTTGCAGAAGGGCGGCCACATCGGTGCGGAGTCGAGTACCAACAAGGTGTTCTGGTCCGAACTCGATCTGCGCATGCACCAGACCGCGCTCGATATTCTCGGCGCGCGCGCCGAGGTCGTGCCGCACACGCCCGAGCAACACGCGGCGCTCGGCAATTGGCTCGAGGGTTTCCTGTTCGCGCAGGCCGGGCCGATCTATGCGGGCACCAACGAGATCCAGCGCAACATCGTCGCGGAACGGATGCTGGGGATGCCGCGCTCGTGA
- a CDS encoding enoyl-CoA hydratase, whose translation MTEPINSVRSLPFKIEREGGIGELVIDQPPVNALDARGWQALADAIDALGRDDSVHVIVLRGAGRGFCAGVDIKELAAHPERIVAVNAGNYATFRAVHRNPKPVIVAVHGFVLGGGIGICGAADVIVASECARFGVPEIDRGAMGGGAHLQRMFGVQKVRAMYFTGDMVDAAEAYRLGAVERVVPREQLREAAFEIARKIAAKSPAMLQLAKEALNGVEDGDLEDKYRWEQGFTLQAYMTNDSAEARSAFVEKRDAQFDDANEAERKAGARV comes from the coding sequence ATGACAGAACCCATCAATAGCGTTCGCTCGCTGCCGTTCAAAATCGAACGCGAAGGCGGCATCGGCGAACTGGTGATCGACCAGCCGCCGGTCAATGCGCTCGACGCACGCGGCTGGCAAGCCCTGGCCGACGCCATCGACGCGCTCGGCCGCGACGACAGCGTGCACGTGATCGTGCTGCGCGGCGCAGGCCGCGGCTTCTGCGCGGGCGTCGATATCAAGGAGCTGGCGGCACATCCCGAACGGATCGTCGCGGTCAACGCCGGCAATTACGCGACCTTTCGCGCGGTGCACCGCAATCCGAAGCCGGTGATCGTCGCGGTGCATGGTTTCGTGCTGGGCGGCGGCATCGGCATCTGCGGCGCGGCGGACGTGATCGTTGCGTCTGAATGCGCGCGCTTTGGCGTGCCCGAGATCGACCGGGGCGCGATGGGCGGCGGCGCGCATTTGCAGCGCATGTTCGGCGTGCAGAAAGTGCGGGCGATGTATTTCACGGGCGACATGGTCGACGCCGCTGAAGCCTACCGGCTCGGCGCGGTCGAGCGCGTGGTGCCGCGCGAACAACTGCGTGAGGCGGCGTTCGAAATCGCCCGCAAGATCGCGGCGAAGAGCCCCGCGATGCTGCAACTCGCGAAAGAAGCGCTGAACGGCGTCGAAGATGGCGACCTGGAAGACAAATACCGCTGGGAGCAGGGCTTCACCTTGCAGGCGTATATGACGAACGATTCGGCGGAAGCACGCTCGGCCTTCGTCGAAAAGCGCGACGCGCAGTTCGATGATGCCAATGAGGCCGAACGTAAAGCCGGAGCGCGCGTATGA
- a CDS encoding nitronate monooxygenase, with amino-acid sequence MSATLHTPLCNLLGCRYPIVQTAMGWVADAKLVAATCNAGGFGFLAGATLEAERVEAEILRVKELTDKPFGINFHMFQPNAAQVVDLAIKHRLRAVSYGRGPDAKTIRRFKDAGVMCIPTVGAPKHAAKAVELGADAVTVQGAEGGGHTGSMPTTLLLPKVLDAVNVPVIAAGGFFDGRGLAAALGYGAAGIAMGTRFLMAEESPVPRSTLSRYVAVNDPSQIRVSAALDGLPQRMIDNPYLLRLEAFGPLRRTLFALRTAEAWRRQSGMSLSQMAALGFKALRDHSYTASQTLMAANAPFLIQRAIVDGKPDEGVLPSGQVAAVIGAIEPCEVLIARIVDEAVARLDALAAMRGAPVHA; translated from the coding sequence ATGAGCGCGACCCTGCATACGCCCTTGTGTAATCTGCTCGGCTGCCGCTATCCGATCGTGCAGACGGCTATGGGGTGGGTCGCCGATGCGAAGCTCGTCGCCGCGACCTGCAATGCGGGCGGCTTCGGCTTTCTGGCTGGCGCGACGCTCGAAGCCGAACGTGTGGAAGCGGAAATCCTGCGCGTGAAGGAACTGACGGACAAACCGTTCGGCATCAACTTCCATATGTTCCAGCCGAACGCGGCACAGGTGGTCGATCTGGCGATCAAGCACCGGCTGCGTGCGGTCAGCTACGGTCGTGGCCCCGACGCGAAGACGATCCGCCGTTTCAAGGACGCCGGCGTGATGTGCATTCCGACCGTGGGCGCGCCGAAGCACGCGGCCAAAGCGGTCGAACTCGGCGCCGATGCGGTCACCGTGCAAGGCGCCGAAGGCGGTGGCCACACCGGTTCGATGCCGACGACGCTGCTGCTGCCTAAAGTGCTGGATGCCGTGAACGTGCCGGTGATCGCCGCAGGCGGCTTCTTCGACGGACGCGGTCTCGCGGCGGCGCTCGGCTACGGCGCCGCAGGCATTGCGATGGGCACGCGCTTTCTGATGGCCGAAGAGTCGCCGGTGCCGCGCTCGACGCTCTCGCGCTACGTGGCGGTCAACGATCCTTCGCAAATCCGCGTGTCCGCGGCGTTGGACGGCCTGCCGCAGCGAATGATCGACAACCCTTATCTGCTGCGCCTCGAAGCATTCGGCCCGTTGCGCCGCACGCTCTTCGCGTTGCGCACGGCTGAAGCGTGGCGCCGCCAGAGTGGCATGAGCCTGAGCCAGATGGCCGCGCTCGGCTTCAAGGCACTGCGCGATCACAGCTACACCGCGAGCCAGACGCTGATGGCGGCGAACGCACCGTTTCTGATCCAGCGCGCCATCGTCGACGGCAAGCCGGACGAAGGCGTATTGCCGAGCGGCCAGGTGGCCGCGGTGATCGGCGCGATCGAGCCGTGCGAGGTCCTGATCGCCCGCATCGTCGACGAAGCCGTGGCGCGGCTCGACGCGCTGGCGGCGATGCGCGGCGCGCCGGTTCACGCGTGA
- a CDS encoding enoyl-CoA hydratase — MQATHESVVEYSVSDGIATITMNRPEYHNAQNSKMTYALDAAFKRASNDDAVKVIVLAGAGKHFSAGHDIGTPGRDIDQSFERTSLWYDHVGKEGGEFLYAREQEVYLGMCRRWRDLPKPTIAMVQGACVAGGLMLAWVCDLIVASDDAFFSDPVVRMGIPGVEYFAHAYELNPRIAKEFLFLGERMDAARAYQMGMVNRVVPRERLQDTTTEIAAKIARMPRLGLTLTKQAVNHVEELQGKRAAMDAAFAWHHFAHAHNELVSGDKLGGYDARKMAESQRPDPTVAAAVSDAKADGEAA, encoded by the coding sequence ATGCAAGCCACCCACGAAAGCGTTGTCGAATACAGCGTGAGCGATGGCATCGCCACGATCACGATGAATCGCCCCGAGTATCACAACGCGCAGAACTCGAAGATGACGTATGCGCTCGACGCCGCGTTCAAGCGTGCGTCGAACGACGATGCGGTGAAAGTCATCGTGCTGGCCGGTGCAGGCAAGCATTTCTCCGCGGGCCACGACATCGGCACGCCGGGTCGCGACATCGACCAGTCGTTCGAGCGCACTTCGCTCTGGTACGACCATGTCGGCAAGGAAGGCGGCGAGTTCCTGTACGCCCGCGAACAGGAGGTTTATCTCGGCATGTGCCGCCGCTGGCGCGATCTGCCCAAGCCGACCATCGCGATGGTGCAGGGCGCGTGCGTGGCGGGCGGCCTGATGCTGGCGTGGGTATGCGACCTGATCGTCGCCTCGGACGACGCGTTCTTTTCCGATCCGGTGGTACGCATGGGTATTCCGGGAGTCGAGTATTTCGCGCATGCGTATGAACTGAATCCGCGCATCGCCAAGGAGTTTCTGTTTCTCGGCGAGCGGATGGATGCGGCGCGCGCGTATCAGATGGGCATGGTTAATCGGGTCGTGCCGCGCGAACGCCTTCAAGACACCACGACGGAAATCGCCGCGAAGATCGCACGTATGCCGCGCCTCGGATTGACGCTGACCAAGCAGGCTGTGAATCACGTCGAAGAATTGCAAGGCAAGCGCGCCGCGATGGATGCGGCGTTTGCATGGCATCACTTCGCGCATGCGCACAACGAACTGGTGAGCGGCGACAAGCTGGGTGGTTACGACGCCCGCAAGATGGCCGAGTCGCAGCGGCCCGACCCCACTGTCGCCGCGGCCGTCAGCGATGCAAAGGCCGACGGAGAAGCCGCATGA